The Chryseolinea soli nucleotide sequence GTCGAAGTGGTTTTCGAGGTAGCCCATCTTGCCTTGGTAGCCGCGCTTCAGCCACTCTTCGAGACGCGGGGCTTCGTCTTTTAAAAATTCCGCTTTCGAAATACCACAAAATGAGAACCCCAGCGATGCTGCTGTTGCTTTTACGAATGCTGTGTGGTGCGCGGTCATCTTCACGTTTCAAAATTAGGAATTTTCAACGGGTGTTGATGTGCCGCTTAGACATTGCGTCTGCGAAGTGACGTGGGGGTTAGCGGCAGTCAGGGCTAAAGCCCTTTATCGACAAGGGCATTGGTCCCCGGGCTAAAGCCCGGGGTTATTCAATAAATCAATCATCAAAAAATATCCAATTGATCAAAATCGATCAGCAAATAACCATTTCATTCAAAATCGATTAGCCTTTCATTCAAATCAATCAAAAAAATAACCTCAGGCTTTGGCCTGAGGTTTAAGGTGCTTATTCAATAAAGGGCTTTAGCCCCGAACATCCCGTGGGGTACACGCTATTTTCTTACCAGAGTTTTTCCGGATAAGTGCCGTAGGCGACCTGGACTTTGAGCTTTTGGGATACTTCTTCTTTGTCTTCTTTGTAAGTAACGCCGAACCAATTATCGCTGCCCGAAAGTACGCGGACCTTTCCGATGCCTTCTTTGATCATTTCGTTTACGATCAGCGGGATGTAGAATTCCGATTTGATGTTGCCTTCGTTGTTTTTCAGGAACTCGTTAAAGAGTTTTTGAGCGAAGTCGAAGACGTTGGGTTGAAAGCCCCAGAAGTTCATGGAGGTGGGCACATCAGGGCTGAGCTCGCGGTCGCCATCTTTTTCTTTGGAGATGATCTTACCGTTTTCTTTTACAATGGTGACGCGCTCCACCACGGTTTTCAAAAAGCCGTCGGCATCGCGCTCGCCACAGCCGCGCGACACGCTGCCGTGTTCGGAGAGCACCTTGCTGAGGGTATAGCCCACCATGGCGTGTTCGCCGGAAGTTTCACCGGCAAAAAAATTGGCGATTGACTCAAAGGATTCTTTGCCATAGAAATCGTCGGCGTTGATGGCCACAAAGGGCTCGCGGATCACGTCGCGGGCGCACAGCAATGCGTGGCCGGTTCCCCAGGGTTTTACCCGTTCGGGGTTCTGAAATTGGGGTGGCACCATCTTGTCGAGGGACTGGATCACAAATTCGACCTCCACTTTTCCCTGGAGCTTGGGCAGAAACTTTTCCTTTACGACGTCGAGTATTTCTTCGCGAACAATAAAGACTATCTTCGTGAAACCGGCCCTTACGGCATCAAAAAGGGAATAATCCATAATGGTTTCGCCATGAGGCCCAAAGCCGTCTATTTGTTTGATACCTCCATAGCGGCTTCCGATGCCGGCCGCCAGGACCAATAAAGCGAGTTTTTTTTGTGGATTATTTGGTGTGTCCATTGTGTTTTAGTTTATTTCAGAATTATAATTTGGAGTGTTTGCGCAAACATCGCTGATTTTTGTCGTTTTTTGAAGTGACCTGAACGGCCCGGAAAAGTGGTGGGGATAACGTGTGAGAATGCTACGCATGCCTTTTATACGCCGCAAAAATATAGTTTTAACCCGATAGTGATGCTGTAAAGAGGAATGACTCTTCAGAATAAAAAAGTAAAAAAGCCTAAAATACCTTAAACCAAACCAATGAGTACACAGAAGTCCTACGCCCTCCCCATGATCATCATCGGGATCCTATTTTTCGTTTTTGGATTTGTTACCTGGGTGAACGGCACCCTGATCACCTACCTGAAAATTGCCTGCGAACTCGATACGGACCTGCAGTCGTTCCTGGTAACGACGGCATTCTTCATCGCCTATTTCGTGATGGGGATTCCTTCTTCCTGGGTGCTGAATGTTACGGGCTACAAAAAAGGGATGGCCTTGGGGCTTCTCATCATGGCGATCGGCGCCATCGTTTTTGTGCCTGCCGCGCAAGCGAGAAATTTTAACATGTTCCTGGGCGGTCTGTTTGTCATCGGAACAGGTTTGGCATTGCTTCAGACGGCTTCAAACCCTTATGTCTCCATTATCGGCCCCATCGAGAGCGCTGCCAAACGGATCAGCATCATGGGCATTTGTAATAAATCTGCCGGCATCATCGCTAGTCTTATTTTTAGCGAAATCGCCCTCAGCAATGTAGACGTATTGGTAGCGGGTTTGAAATCGATGGACCCTGTTGCCAAGGACGTTGAACTGGATCAACTGGCTAGCCGGGTGATCGTGCCGTATATCATCATCGCCTGTGTACTGGCCGTCCTGGCGGTCGCCACCTTGTTCTCCGGTCTCCCCGATATCAAAGAAGAAGACGAACCTACCGAGGGCGCTTCTACCGCGGCTTCATCCAAAACCAGCGTTTTCCAGTTTCCTCACCTCATCCTGGGTTTGATCACCATGTTCCTGTATGTAGGCTGCGAAGTGATGGCGGGTGACACCATCATCAGCTACGGCAAGTCGTTGAACATTGAACTTTCCACGGCGCGTTATTTTACGATCGGTACCCTCACGTTCATGTTGTTGGGTTATGTGGTCGGTATTTTCGCCATCCCAAAATATTTGTCTCAATCCAAAGCTCTCGCCATTTGCGCGGTGCTGGGTGTGATCTTCACGACACTTGCGGTGCTCACACCGGGTATGGTTTCGGTGGGTTGTATTGCGGCCCTGGGACTTGCCAACTCGATCATGTGGCCCGCCATTTTTCCTCTGGCCATTGATGGGGTAGGAAAATTTATCCGCACAGCATCTGCACTTTTGGTGATGTCTATCGTGGGTGGCGCGGTGTTGCCCCTGGTCTATGGCAAACTGCTGCAGTCGTGGGGAAATCAGAACGCCTACATTATGATGTTGCCGTGCTATCTGTTCATCCTCTACTTTGCTACAAAGGGTTATAAGGCGGGAAAAGCCTGAATCTAACCTCATCTATAAACTTGAAATCCCTCCTTTCCCGGAGGGATTTTTTTATTTCAATTTTTTTTAAAGTTTTTGTCCATGTCCTGGATTTTGGTCCGTCATAGGGTAAATTATGTTCAACCAAACCTTTTAACACAATGGAAAAGTACATGTTCATTTTTATTGGTGGCGATATTAGTCACCTGTCGCCCGAAGCGCAGCAAGCACATATGGGAAAGTGGTTCGAGTGGGTGAAGAAACTCCAGGACCAGAAGCGGTACGCGAGTGGTGAAGCGTTATTGCCGGAAGGAAAACTTATCACGGGACCAAAGAAGACCGTAACGGATGGGCCATTTGCCGAGAGTAAAGAAGTAGTAGGTGGCTACTTTGTGGTGCTGGCAAAAGACATGAAGGAAGCGGTGGAGATGGCGAAAGAGTGTCCGGACTATGTGTTGGGCGGCGTTGTGGAAGTGCGGCCGGTGATGAAGTTTGATATGTAGGCTGAAAGAAGAATTTTTCACCGCCTCACCTTTGCTAAAAGTTTCGGCGGGCAGGCAAAGAAATGCTGTGCCCGCTGAAGCTTTAGCAAAAGCGGCGGTTCAACCTTTGATTTCTGCGCGTTACCTTTATGAAATGCACCCCAACCCAGAACGACAGGTCCATGAACTGGTTGACCACCTTTTCCGCCACGAAGCGGGAAAGATGGCCTCGGTGCTAACGCGCCTGTTGGGATTTGGCGCCCTGGAATTGGCGGAAGACATTGTACAAGACACGCTGTTGAAGGCAATGTCGGTATGGAAGATCAAAGGCATTCCCGAAAATCCATCGGCATGGCTTTATACCGTTGCCAAGCGCAAGGCCATCGACACCCTGCGACAGCAACATTTACATAGTCAGCATCACTCCGAGATCAGCGATGCTTTAAAATCGGAGTGGACATTGGCGCCCACCGTCAACCAATTGTTCCTCGACAACGAGATCGAAGACAGTCAGCTGCGCATGATGTTTGCGTGTTGCCATCCCTCCATTCCCTACGAGGCGCAATTGGCCCTCACCTTGAAAACACTTTGCGGGTTGAGCATCGCCGAAATTGCCAACAGCTTTCTCACCAGCGAAGACACCATTTCCAAGCGACTCTATCGCGCACGGGAAAAGATCCGCGAAGAGAAGATCAGTTTGGAGGCTCCCATTCCTGCGAAGTTACCGGGACGGTTGAATGCGGTGCTACATTGCCTTTATCTTTTGTTTAATGAAGGCTATAACTCTTCGCATGCCGACCAACTCATCCGCCACGATCTTTGCTCGGAGGCGATGCGGCTTTGTTTGTTGTTGATCGGCAACCCGGTGACCAACGCGCCCGATGCCAATGCATTGCTGGCGCTCATGTGTTTCCAAGCATCGAGGGCTGAGGCACGGTTGGGCGACGATGGAAGCATTGTGCTCCTGAAAGATCAGGATCGCTCGCGCTGGAGTCAGCCGCTGATCGAGAAGGGGAAATACTTTCTCGAGCAGGCAGCCGCGGGCGATGAGATCACCGACTACCACATCGAGGCCGCCATCGCCGGGTGTCATGCACGGGCATCTTCTTTTGAAAAGACAAATTGGGGCGACATCGAGAATTTGTACACCATTTTATCGGACATGAAGAACAGTCCGGTGATTTCGTTGAACCGGGCCATTGCCATTCGCTATCATGTGTCGGCGGAAGCGGGGCTGAAGGCATTGCTGGCCATCGAAGGATTGCAACAACATTATCTGTACCACGCCGCCTTGGGTGATGTGTATGTCGATGTCGGTGATTTGGCTGCCGCAAGGGCCAGCTACGAGCGCGCCTTGTACCTCACCTCGTCTATCGCGGAAAAGAAATTGCTGCAGTTCAAGATGGATCGGCTCGCCTAATCTTTCAAGAGGCGGTCGATGGCGCGACGCACGGTGGCTTCGCGTTGTTGGAAATCGCCGCTCACGGTGATGTAGGGAATGTTGCGCTGTTCCAGGGCTTCTTTGAAAATGCTTGTCATCTCTTGTCGCTTGTGCCCCAGGTCGCGCAAGCCATCTTCGATCCAGGGCACGTCGATGTCCATGAGAAAATAGAGATCGTATTTTACGTTGGCCTCCAATGCATATAGCACTTCAGGCACTGCGTTTAGATAATATTTGGAGTAGATCTGTGTGGTGATCGCATCCGTGTCGCAGAACAAAAGCTTGTTGGCTGTTTTCAATTTTTCTTCTATGCGCTGTGCGTGGGCATTCCCGATCGTGATGATGTCTTCTACCGTAAAATCATTTGTGATCAACAGCTCGCGCGCCACTTCAGGGACAAATTCTGTATGATAGTGCTCCGCCATGCGAATGGCCAGCGTCGACTTGCCGGTGCTCTCCGCTCCGTAGAAACATATTTTTTTTACAAAATACGGACGGACCACCACCGGTATGCGATCCCAATATTGAAAAGGATGGTTTCGGATCTTCGTTGCCGACACGGGCACGATGGTGCGATCCGGATCAAACGCTATATGCTCCGCCTGCAGGTGGCGTGCAAAAGGTTCGCCATAAGGTTCGGAGCTGAATACCACAGCGATCGGCGGATAGGTGCGTTTCATCACGGGCGCCCACAGGGCCGTGCGCTCCTCCAACGCCAGCGACTCGTTGTCGAAGTCGTCTTTGATCTTGGCGATCTTGATCTTGGGATCGGTGAAAACGGATTTGATCCAGTCCAGGCGAAGATCGGGATCGATCGCATCGTGGTCTGTGTAGCTCATGGAAACGATCAGCTCATCACAACGCCCGGCGGCAAAGTTGATGAGCGCGATGTGCCCATGGTGCAGGGGCATAAATTTTCCGATGACCAGGCCGCGTTTCATCTAGGCTGCGCTTTGTTTCCACAACTTATATTCCCGTATCCAGTTCCACAAGCCGAAACTGGCCATGACGGTGAACACAGCGTACATCATGCTGTAGAACATGATGTCTTTTATAAAATATAAGTATGTGGCGAGTACGTCCACGATGATCCAGATGATCCAGCATTCCACTTTCTTCTGGATCATAAAAAAGGTGGTCACGATGCTCATGACGAGAATAAAAGAATCGGCATAGGGAAATGCGCTGGGCAACGCAAAGATCATAGGCACCCACTCATGAAGCCGGCTGGCCATGGCGCCTATTGCCACCGTGCCCGTTACACCGATCAGACACACGATGATGAATTGTTTTCTTTCCAGGAAGCTCACGCGCAACTCCAGCTTTTTGTCTTCTTCGCCCGGCTTGGGATTCGCCCATCGCCACCAGCCCAAAATGTTGGTCACAAAAAAGAAGATCTGCAGAAACATGTCGGGGTAAAGCTGGACCTGGAAGTATAGAAAAAACGAAAGGGTCACGTTGATAATGCCGGCCGGCCAGCTCAAGATATTAGCTTTCGCAGAGAGCCACACGGCCACGAGTCCTGAGATTACCCCGAAAAGTTCCAGGTAGCTTAGAGGATAGCCGAGGATCTCAAAAAAAATATTGTGGATATCGAAGAAGTGCATGGGGATCGGAAGTTAGGAGCCAGGAGCCAGAATCCAGGAGCCAGGAGTTGGGAGCCAATATTCAGAATTTAGAACTCAGCGTCCAAGGGTTATAGTTTGATGCAGATGTTTTTTACTTCAAGGAAAAATTTGAGGGCGTGCCAGCCTCCTTCGCGGCCCACGCCGGATTGTTTCATGCCACCGAAGGGGGTGCGGAGGTCGCGGAAGAGCCAGCAGTTCACCCAGAGGATGCCGCTCTTCACGGCAGCGGAGACGCGGTGGGCGCGTTTCAGATTTTCGGTCCACAAGGTCGCGGAAAGACCATAGGGTGTACTGTTGGCGAGGGCTATCGCTTCGGCTTCGGTGTCGAAGGGCATGATGGTGACGACGGGGCCGAAGATCTCCTCCTGGTTGGTGCGGCAGTGTTCGTTCAGACCCGTGATGATAGTGGGTTCGATGAAGTAGCCCTCGGCACAGCGACCGGTTGGTTTCACTTCGTTGCCACCGGTTAATATTTTTCCGCCCTCCTGTTTTGCCAGTTGAATGTAGGACATCACTTTTTGTTTGTGCGCCGCCGAGACCAATGCACCAAGATTGGTTTCGTTCAACAGGGGATCACCCAAGACCAGCGCCTTTGCTTTCTTCACGAAGGCATCGACAAATTTTTCATAGAGCGGGCGCTCCACGAAAATGCGCGAACCACAGAGACAGATCTCCCCCTGGTTGGCGAACGAGGACTGGATGGAGGTGGTGACGGCATTCTCAAAATCACAATCGGCAAAAATGATGTTTGGAT carries:
- a CDS encoding nucleotidyltransferase family protein codes for the protein MDTPNNPQKKLALLVLAAGIGSRYGGIKQIDGFGPHGETIMDYSLFDAVRAGFTKIVFIVREEILDVVKEKFLPKLQGKVEVEFVIQSLDKMVPPQFQNPERVKPWGTGHALLCARDVIREPFVAINADDFYGKESFESIANFFAGETSGEHAMVGYTLSKVLSEHGSVSRGCGERDADGFLKTVVERVTIVKENGKIISKEKDGDRELSPDVPTSMNFWGFQPNVFDFAQKLFNEFLKNNEGNIKSEFYIPLIVNEMIKEGIGKVRVLSGSDNWFGVTYKEDKEEVSQKLKVQVAYGTYPEKLW
- a CDS encoding sugar MFS transporter — protein: MSTQKSYALPMIIIGILFFVFGFVTWVNGTLITYLKIACELDTDLQSFLVTTAFFIAYFVMGIPSSWVLNVTGYKKGMALGLLIMAIGAIVFVPAAQARNFNMFLGGLFVIGTGLALLQTASNPYVSIIGPIESAAKRISIMGICNKSAGIIASLIFSEIALSNVDVLVAGLKSMDPVAKDVELDQLASRVIVPYIIIACVLAVLAVATLFSGLPDIKEEDEPTEGASTAASSKTSVFQFPHLILGLITMFLYVGCEVMAGDTIISYGKSLNIELSTARYFTIGTLTFMLLGYVVGIFAIPKYLSQSKALAICAVLGVIFTTLAVLTPGMVSVGCIAALGLANSIMWPAIFPLAIDGVGKFIRTASALLVMSIVGGAVLPLVYGKLLQSWGNQNAYIMMLPCYLFILYFATKGYKAGKA
- a CDS encoding YciI family protein; amino-acid sequence: MEKYMFIFIGGDISHLSPEAQQAHMGKWFEWVKKLQDQKRYASGEALLPEGKLITGPKKTVTDGPFAESKEVVGGYFVVLAKDMKEAVEMAKECPDYVLGGVVEVRPVMKFDM
- a CDS encoding RNA polymerase sigma factor; amino-acid sequence: MHPNPERQVHELVDHLFRHEAGKMASVLTRLLGFGALELAEDIVQDTLLKAMSVWKIKGIPENPSAWLYTVAKRKAIDTLRQQHLHSQHHSEISDALKSEWTLAPTVNQLFLDNEIEDSQLRMMFACCHPSIPYEAQLALTLKTLCGLSIAEIANSFLTSEDTISKRLYRAREKIREEKISLEAPIPAKLPGRLNAVLHCLYLLFNEGYNSSHADQLIRHDLCSEAMRLCLLLIGNPVTNAPDANALLALMCFQASRAEARLGDDGSIVLLKDQDRSRWSQPLIEKGKYFLEQAAAGDEITDYHIEAAIAGCHARASSFEKTNWGDIENLYTILSDMKNSPVISLNRAIAIRYHVSAEAGLKALLAIEGLQQHYLYHAALGDVYVDVGDLAAARASYERALYLTSSIAEKKLLQFKMDRLA
- a CDS encoding AAA family ATPase, with protein sequence MKRGLVIGKFMPLHHGHIALINFAAGRCDELIVSMSYTDHDAIDPDLRLDWIKSVFTDPKIKIAKIKDDFDNESLALEERTALWAPVMKRTYPPIAVVFSSEPYGEPFARHLQAEHIAFDPDRTIVPVSATKIRNHPFQYWDRIPVVVRPYFVKKICFYGAESTGKSTLAIRMAEHYHTEFVPEVARELLITNDFTVEDIITIGNAHAQRIEEKLKTANKLLFCDTDAITTQIYSKYYLNAVPEVLYALEANVKYDLYFLMDIDVPWIEDGLRDLGHKRQEMTSIFKEALEQRNIPYITVSGDFQQREATVRRAIDRLLKD
- the pnuC gene encoding nicotinamide riboside transporter PnuC translates to MHFFDIHNIFFEILGYPLSYLELFGVISGLVAVWLSAKANILSWPAGIINVTLSFFLYFQVQLYPDMFLQIFFFVTNILGWWRWANPKPGEEDKKLELRVSFLERKQFIIVCLIGVTGTVAIGAMASRLHEWVPMIFALPSAFPYADSFILVMSIVTTFFMIQKKVECWIIWIIVDVLATYLYFIKDIMFYSMMYAVFTVMASFGLWNWIREYKLWKQSAA